One genomic region from Aneurinibacillus sp. REN35 encodes:
- a CDS encoding FusB/FusC family EF-G-binding protein encodes MSEPFIRNHQYNFIKQQATILQRAYKTVHDSGVLEAVRGSAESKIMQMFPDHTDIQKQVIENIAIAKTAEDFEHYLHSLEPYLLTFPHVTDKQIKKLFPKNKKLKIPDLSTVDLRYVTYLGWIDISTHKLFMIYHLDGKIVGIEGRYTPIQKKNLCFLCNDIKEVALVSARSKAKLAHIPDYYKSVGNYMCINSQECNRSMTDVANVERFIHNVLG; translated from the coding sequence ATGTCTGAACCATTTATCAGGAATCACCAATACAACTTTATTAAGCAGCAAGCCACGATACTGCAGCGCGCTTACAAGACCGTGCATGATTCCGGTGTACTTGAAGCCGTGAGGGGCAGCGCGGAATCCAAGATTATGCAGATGTTTCCTGATCATACGGATATTCAAAAACAAGTCATCGAAAACATTGCTATAGCAAAAACAGCAGAAGACTTTGAGCACTACTTACATTCTTTAGAACCGTATTTGCTTACCTTTCCACACGTAACAGACAAACAAATCAAGAAGCTATTTCCTAAGAATAAAAAACTAAAGATACCTGATTTATCGACGGTAGACCTCCGCTATGTTACGTATCTTGGTTGGATTGATATATCCACCCATAAATTGTTTATGATTTATCACTTAGACGGAAAAATTGTCGGGATAGAAGGAAGGTATACACCCATACAAAAGAAAAACCTATGCTTTTTGTGTAATGACATCAAAGAAGTTGCCCTCGTCTCAGCGAGATCTAAAGCAAAGCTTGCCCATATACCTGATTATTATAAATCCGTAGGTAACTACATGTGTATAAATAGCCAGGAATGCAATCGGAGCATGACAGATGTTGCGAATGTAGAGCGATTTATTCACAATGTCTTGGGATAA
- a CDS encoding alpha/beta fold hydrolase: MEAERFLTVDGIRLYCQIRGSGPPVLLVHGLGMSSYTWRHNIDALAKHFTVYAPDLRGFGHSDRPNKRGYSLYYHQQALLKLLDALELEQVDYIGSSMGGEIGLRIAINHPQRINRLVLIASAAYREEIPRTFRWLSYLPYRPLVGPWLHRHVLTEPVIRAALREAYYRPERIAEEEMRLMMAPILAQESGPAFQRFIREFDFAKEKARYHEINHSTLILAGVHDRVIPLAHLQRLHRELPNSTLVVVEDSGHLLHEEKPEEVNQHILNFLCKKN, translated from the coding sequence ATGGAAGCCGAACGCTTTCTTACGGTGGATGGCATTCGTCTATACTGCCAAATCCGTGGCAGTGGCCCCCCGGTTCTGCTGGTGCACGGTCTTGGTATGTCGTCGTATACATGGCGGCATAATATTGATGCGCTTGCCAAGCATTTTACCGTGTACGCGCCGGATCTCCGGGGATTCGGACACTCTGATCGGCCGAACAAAAGAGGCTACTCGCTTTATTACCACCAGCAAGCACTTTTGAAACTGCTCGATGCGCTTGAACTTGAGCAGGTTGATTATATTGGCAGCTCTATGGGCGGTGAGATCGGACTTCGGATTGCGATCAATCATCCGCAGAGGATCAATCGTCTTGTACTCATCGCAAGTGCTGCATACCGTGAAGAAATCCCGCGTACATTTCGCTGGCTGAGCTATCTTCCTTATCGTCCGCTGGTTGGTCCCTGGCTCCACCGTCATGTGCTGACAGAACCGGTGATACGGGCAGCGCTTCGTGAAGCGTATTATAGACCGGAGAGAATTGCGGAAGAAGAGATGCGGCTTATGATGGCCCCTATTCTCGCACAGGAGAGCGGCCCTGCTTTTCAACGTTTTATTCGCGAGTTTGACTTTGCTAAGGAAAAAGCCCGGTACCATGAAATTAATCATTCTACACTCATTCTTGCCGGTGTCCATGACCGCGTGATTCCGCTCGCTCACTTACAGCGCCTTCATCGTGAACTGCCGAATTCTACGCTTGTGGTTGTAGAGGATAGCGGACACTTGCTGCATGAGGAGAAACCAGAAGAGGTAAATCAGCACATTTTGAATTTCTTATGTAAGAAAAACTAA
- a CDS encoding L-threonine 3-dehydrogenase, which translates to MKKIFVTGALGQIGSELVMKLRGLYGEANVIATDIRGDEMNPVVQSGPFEILDVTDGKRMHELAQKYNVDTIIHLAALLSATAEAKPLLAWNLNMGGLVNTLEVARERGCQFFTPSSIGAFGPTTPKDCTPQETIQRPITMYGVNKVSGELLCDYYYHKFGLDTRGLRFPGLISYIAPPGGGTTDYAVEIYYEAIKTGRYTSYIAEGTYMDMMYMPDALQAVIMLMEADPAKLRHRNAFNITAMSIAPEDVAGAIRKHIPGFVLDYAVDPARQAIADSWPNLIDSSIAREEWGFKVEYDLEKMTQDMLVKLGEKLHAVSAR; encoded by the coding sequence ATGAAGAAGATTTTTGTTACAGGAGCACTCGGTCAGATCGGTTCAGAACTTGTCATGAAGCTCAGAGGCTTGTACGGGGAAGCAAACGTAATTGCGACAGATATTCGAGGGGACGAGATGAATCCGGTAGTACAATCGGGGCCGTTTGAAATTCTAGACGTTACAGATGGGAAGCGGATGCATGAACTTGCGCAAAAGTATAATGTGGATACGATCATTCATCTTGCCGCTTTATTATCTGCTACCGCAGAAGCGAAGCCGCTGCTTGCATGGAATTTGAACATGGGCGGATTGGTCAATACCTTAGAAGTGGCGCGGGAGAGAGGCTGCCAATTCTTCACGCCAAGCTCGATTGGCGCTTTCGGACCTACCACGCCGAAAGATTGTACACCGCAAGAGACGATTCAGAGGCCCATTACCATGTATGGCGTCAACAAAGTATCAGGTGAGCTGCTTTGTGATTATTACTACCATAAATTCGGTTTGGATACACGCGGCCTCCGTTTTCCAGGACTGATCTCGTATATAGCACCTCCTGGTGGAGGCACAACAGATTATGCGGTTGAAATTTATTATGAAGCTATCAAAACGGGTCGTTATACATCATACATTGCTGAAGGCACGTACATGGATATGATGTACATGCCGGATGCATTGCAGGCAGTCATCATGCTGATGGAAGCTGACCCGGCTAAGCTTCGTCACCGTAATGCATTCAATATTACAGCGATGAGTATCGCGCCTGAGGACGTAGCGGGTGCTATTCGCAAGCATATACCAGGCTTTGTGCTGGATTATGCGGTTGATCCGGCTCGACAGGCGATTGCAGATAGCTGGCCTAATTTGATTGATTCATCCATCGCGCGTGAGGAATGGGGCTTCAAAGTAGAATACGACCTTGAGAAAATGACGCAAGATATGTTAGTGAAGCTTGGTGAAAAGCTCCATGCAGTTAGCGCAAGATAA
- a CDS encoding S-layer homology domain-containing protein, whose amino-acid sequence MQKKIGLLLILLALIFPTRMFAYVYPTDVEGSYAKEQILELMGVGIITGYKDHTFKPLNPITRAEFASLLAGALELPDNPKAAAMFRDVPTWAQGAVGALVHEGLTKGIGPNEFGAKNQITRQEMTTLLVRGMGMEDYAEAMDLPLSFADSNKIASWAKPHVAFSQAIGFVKGDGTNFNPLGSAQRQAAAMLIHGMTLNAEMFSERALTLILNENGITDIKKLIIMNDGIIKILHESGEVSFFDFDTGEIYGINLFEATGADWLSMSDEDKASFINELITHWDATEEIKIKQGGVDISKVKPAVDEHFKDPANSREKISSAAGKIMKDMGFITFTESEIPLP is encoded by the coding sequence ATGCAGAAGAAGATTGGTTTATTGCTTATATTATTGGCACTTATATTCCCAACACGCATGTTTGCGTATGTGTATCCTACGGATGTTGAAGGGTCGTACGCTAAAGAGCAAATCCTTGAGCTGATGGGGGTTGGCATCATCACCGGATATAAAGATCATACATTTAAGCCGCTTAACCCAATTACCCGGGCAGAGTTCGCCAGTCTGCTGGCCGGCGCATTAGAACTTCCGGATAATCCAAAAGCGGCTGCTATGTTCCGCGATGTCCCTACTTGGGCACAAGGCGCTGTGGGTGCGCTCGTCCACGAAGGTCTGACAAAGGGTATCGGGCCAAATGAATTCGGTGCCAAAAACCAAATCACACGGCAGGAGATGACGACGCTGCTTGTACGGGGCATGGGCATGGAAGACTATGCAGAGGCTATGGATTTACCGCTCTCCTTTGCAGACAGCAATAAAATCGCATCCTGGGCAAAACCGCATGTCGCATTCTCACAAGCAATTGGCTTCGTGAAAGGGGACGGAACGAATTTCAATCCGCTTGGCAGCGCCCAAAGACAAGCCGCCGCGATGCTGATTCATGGAATGACATTGAATGCAGAGATGTTTTCCGAGCGGGCTCTTACTCTCATTCTTAATGAGAATGGCATCACCGATATAAAAAAACTAATCATAATGAATGACGGCATTATCAAAATCCTTCATGAATCCGGTGAGGTATCTTTCTTTGACTTTGACACAGGTGAGATCTACGGGATCAACCTGTTTGAGGCTACCGGAGCAGACTGGCTGAGCATGAGCGATGAAGATAAGGCGTCTTTTATCAATGAATTGATTACACATTGGGATGCAACAGAAGAAATCAAAATTAAACAGGGCGGTGTTGATATCTCTAAAGTAAAACCGGCAGTAGACGAACACTTTAAAGACCCGGCAAACAGCAGAGAAAAAATCAGCAGCGCTGCAGGGAAAATCATGAAAGACATGGGATTCATTACATTTACAGAGAGTGAGATTCCTCTTCCCTAA
- a CDS encoding YjfB family protein, with product MDIAAVATSLKAASLSTAVSLAVTKKVMSTQKEAGAQMVELLEKSVQPHLGSRIDVRA from the coding sequence ATGGATATCGCCGCAGTTGCTACCTCACTGAAAGCCGCTTCGCTTAGCACCGCTGTGAGTCTGGCCGTTACCAAAAAAGTTATGAGCACACAGAAAGAAGCAGGCGCCCAAATGGTCGAACTGCTTGAGAAGAGCGTACAACCGCATCTAGGCAGCCGCATCGACGTAAGAGCATAA
- a CDS encoding glycine C-acetyltransferase, whose amino-acid sequence MPSKSLANFLNENLTDLKEKGLYNVIDPLESPNGPMITIAGRELVNLSSNNYLGLATDERLKKAAVEAVQTYGVGAGAVRTINGTLRLHVELEEKLAKFKHTEAAIAYQSGFNCNMAAISAVMDKNDAILSDELNHASIIDGCRLSRAKIIRVNHSDMDDLRAKAKEAKESGQYNKVMVITDGVFSMDGDVANLPDIATIAEEFDLITYVDDAHGSGVLGKGAGTVKHFGLSDTIDFQIGTLSKAIGVVGGYVAGTQDLIDWLKVRSRPFLFSTSLTPGDVAASMKALDILMESTELHDRLWDNGNYLKKGLKELGFNIGQSETPITPCIIGDEVKTQQFSKRLYEEGVYAKSIVFPTVPRGTGRVRNMPTAAHTKDMLDQALVIYEKVGKELGVI is encoded by the coding sequence GTGCCAAGCAAATCATTAGCAAATTTTTTGAATGAGAATCTAACCGACTTAAAAGAAAAAGGTCTCTATAATGTAATTGATCCATTAGAGAGTCCAAATGGCCCGATGATTACAATTGCCGGGAGAGAACTAGTAAATCTATCGTCTAACAACTATTTGGGGCTTGCGACGGACGAACGTCTGAAAAAAGCTGCGGTAGAAGCAGTGCAAACCTATGGGGTAGGAGCGGGTGCTGTTCGTACGATTAACGGAACGTTACGCCTGCATGTCGAGCTGGAAGAAAAACTGGCAAAATTCAAGCATACGGAAGCTGCGATCGCTTATCAATCCGGATTTAACTGTAATATGGCGGCCATATCCGCTGTGATGGATAAAAATGATGCGATCCTCTCTGATGAGCTGAATCATGCTTCGATCATCGACGGTTGCCGCTTATCGAGAGCAAAAATTATTCGTGTGAATCATTCGGATATGGATGATTTGCGCGCAAAAGCAAAAGAAGCAAAAGAATCGGGGCAATACAATAAGGTTATGGTCATTACGGACGGTGTGTTCTCGATGGATGGAGATGTAGCGAACCTTCCCGATATTGCAACCATTGCCGAGGAATTTGATCTTATCACCTATGTGGACGATGCGCACGGGTCAGGGGTACTGGGTAAGGGGGCTGGCACAGTTAAGCATTTTGGCCTCTCAGATACAATTGATTTCCAAATCGGCACACTTTCAAAAGCCATCGGCGTCGTTGGCGGCTATGTAGCCGGAACACAAGATTTGATCGATTGGCTGAAAGTGCGCAGCAGACCGTTCTTGTTCTCTACATCGCTTACACCAGGGGATGTCGCCGCTTCGATGAAAGCACTTGACATTCTTATGGAGAGTACGGAGCTGCATGATCGTCTATGGGATAACGGAAATTATTTGAAAAAAGGCCTGAAGGAATTGGGCTTTAATATTGGACAAAGCGAGACGCCGATTACGCCGTGCATTATCGGTGATGAGGTGAAGACACAGCAGTTCAGTAAGCGTCTTTATGAAGAAGGTGTATATGCCAAATCGATCGTATTCCCGACGGTACCGAGAGGAACGGGTCGGGTGAGAAATATGCCGACGGCGGCACATACGAAGGATATGTTGGATCAGGCTCTGGTGATTTATGAGAAAGTGGGCAAGGAATTAGGCGTAATCTAG
- a CDS encoding alpha/beta hydrolase, which yields MAEKYPVLPDAEPFFMEGNGDIGVLVQHGFTGTTQSMRFLGESLAENGYTVYAPRLRGHGTHYEDMEMTTYQDWIASAEEGLNKLKASCSDIYVVGLSMGGTIALHLAEEHPDIRGIMLINAAIRIENFQALAGETARYLDAIGSDIKAPDIQELAYAKTPVASIKELLTFKDRVAERLASVTCPTLVLVSREDHIVPPADSDYILANIGAELKEKVILENSYHVATLDNDKELIARQCAAFIHEISTSKNTL from the coding sequence ATGGCAGAGAAATACCCTGTTCTTCCAGATGCTGAGCCGTTCTTTATGGAAGGGAATGGCGACATCGGTGTCCTTGTACAGCATGGTTTTACCGGAACGACGCAAAGCATGCGCTTTCTTGGTGAATCCCTGGCGGAAAACGGATATACCGTGTACGCACCCCGACTGCGCGGTCATGGTACACATTATGAAGATATGGAGATGACGACGTACCAGGATTGGATCGCCTCTGCAGAAGAAGGACTGAACAAATTAAAAGCCTCCTGCAGCGATATTTATGTAGTCGGTCTCTCCATGGGCGGAACAATTGCGCTCCATCTGGCAGAAGAACATCCGGATATTCGCGGCATCATGCTGATTAATGCAGCGATTCGCATTGAGAACTTCCAAGCACTTGCCGGTGAAACCGCCCGCTATCTCGATGCAATCGGCTCTGATATTAAAGCCCCGGATATACAAGAGCTTGCCTATGCGAAGACACCGGTCGCCTCCATTAAAGAACTGCTCACATTTAAAGACCGGGTCGCCGAGCGTCTCGCTTCCGTTACCTGTCCGACACTCGTACTCGTCTCCCGGGAAGACCATATCGTCCCACCTGCCGACTCTGATTATATCCTCGCCAACATTGGAGCGGAGCTAAAAGAAAAAGTCATCTTGGAAAACTCCTATCATGTAGCAACACTTGATAATGACAAGGAACTAATTGCGCGGCAATGCGCAGCTTTTATTCATGAAATCAGTACATCCAAAAACACATTGTAA
- a CDS encoding YkoP family protein, which translates to MKGWFWLWSWLDTMYFTCSKLRYVNRKEKNIFRVKLLRYRGRSLVLSSGIRVNTNDMMLKIHLHNCLLMYELASLASDTKRALYVYRRVESSMPGLAEFLSTHPQKDKIKGIIGVTVLSRGVARLGFEVKDIPNPYYRAMRQLYMKPLFLLCHADKNVRPKQENLVPKFLLMPTEHILSRYLPKTSPP; encoded by the coding sequence ATGAAGGGATGGTTCTGGCTTTGGTCATGGCTTGATACAATGTATTTCACCTGTTCTAAGCTTCGATATGTGAATCGCAAAGAGAAGAACATTTTCCGAGTAAAGCTTCTTCGGTACCGTGGCAGAAGCCTCGTTCTCTCAAGTGGTATTCGTGTGAACACAAATGACATGATGCTTAAAATTCATCTGCATAACTGCCTGCTTATGTATGAGCTTGCCAGTCTGGCGTCTGATACGAAACGGGCATTGTATGTTTATCGGCGGGTAGAGTCTTCCATGCCCGGTCTTGCCGAATTTCTTTCCACACATCCGCAAAAAGACAAAATCAAAGGAATTATTGGTGTAACCGTGCTCTCTCGAGGCGTTGCCCGCCTTGGGTTTGAAGTCAAAGACATTCCGAATCCATATTACCGTGCCATGCGACAGCTATATATGAAGCCGCTATTTCTGTTATGCCATGCTGATAAAAACGTGCGACCCAAGCAGGAAAACCTAGTTCCGAAGTTCTTACTGATGCCTACAGAACATATTCTAAGCAGATACCTCCCTAAGACTTCTCCTCCATAA
- a CDS encoding metallophosphoesterase has product MFITICILSLAFIVGVRRAYRNTFDVCVQKVEITAPVPKEKDINILHLSDMHFENLSITPEALYDKVKDVPIDLIALTGDQIERKKNIEPFMQYIDVLKKLHAPLGIYVVFGNHDYFMRKQSLELFRKKLESRGCTVLQNENKSIPIGNTMLNIIGIDDFSTKRSDIAKSYQGIQRGVNLVLTHDPNIILHMNNTPFDYLLSGHFHGGQIHWPKPYHLFKMGKLARMNIIKGLQYKNEKPYYISEGLGQTGVNIRTGCRPEITLHTLKAEESKRIPHSA; this is encoded by the coding sequence ATGTTTATTACAATATGTATTCTTTCACTTGCATTCATAGTTGGTGTTCGTCGTGCATACCGCAATACGTTTGATGTATGTGTGCAAAAAGTAGAGATTACTGCACCCGTACCGAAGGAGAAGGACATCAATATCCTGCACCTCTCGGACATGCACTTTGAGAATCTCTCCATCACACCGGAGGCTCTATACGATAAAGTAAAGGACGTACCGATTGATCTCATCGCTTTAACTGGTGACCAAATCGAACGGAAGAAAAATATTGAACCGTTCATGCAATATATTGATGTACTAAAAAAACTTCATGCGCCGCTTGGCATCTATGTGGTCTTTGGCAACCATGATTATTTCATGCGTAAGCAAAGCCTTGAGCTATTTCGCAAAAAGCTGGAGAGTCGCGGGTGCACGGTTTTGCAGAATGAAAACAAATCCATCCCCATCGGCAATACGATGCTCAATATTATCGGCATCGACGATTTCAGCACAAAGCGAAGCGATATTGCCAAATCATATCAAGGGATTCAGCGGGGCGTTAATCTTGTGCTCACCCACGATCCGAATATTATACTGCATATGAACAATACCCCTTTTGATTATCTTCTGTCAGGACACTTTCACGGGGGACAAATCCATTGGCCAAAACCTTACCATCTCTTTAAGATGGGAAAGTTGGCACGCATGAACATCATCAAAGGATTGCAATACAAAAATGAAAAGCCGTACTACATTAGTGAAGGCTTGGGACAAACTGGCGTCAATATTCGTACAGGGTGCCGCCCAGAAATTACACTTCATACATTAAAGGCCGAAGAAAGCAAGCGCATCCCTCACAGCGCCTGA
- a CDS encoding CD3324 family protein, protein MKYVKATAILPESLIAEIQKYVQGKTIYIPKPETAHHKWGTCSGGRKWLDERNAAIKHAFKNGTTIDELAEEHSLAIETIKKIVYSK, encoded by the coding sequence ATGAAGTATGTAAAAGCGACCGCTATTTTACCTGAAAGTCTAATAGCAGAAATCCAAAAATATGTGCAGGGAAAAACCATTTATATTCCTAAACCGGAGACAGCCCACCATAAATGGGGTACGTGTTCCGGCGGACGTAAATGGCTTGATGAGAGGAACGCGGCCATTAAGCATGCATTTAAAAATGGTACAACCATTGATGAATTAGCCGAGGAGCATTCCCTCGCTATAGAAACGATAAAAAAAATTGTGTACTCTAAATAA
- a CDS encoding DNA polymerase Y family protein — protein sequence MEKKILLCDMNSFFASVHQSHDPKLARVPVIVAGNPQKRKGIVVAASYDAKAKGVYTTMRYYEARKLCPEAVFVQPDHALYRRYSEAIMRFLRRIAPCEVASVDEAYLDITELISRGHTAAVVAAYIQSKLYRELSLPSSIGAGPTKLIAKMCADIKKPGGFVEMGVQKYRTYFWPQPVGTLHGCGRSTVERLQRKGIHTIGDLAAQTEDALRAWFGKKGEYLYRAAYGTYESPVNPERKKGEKSIGSSRTFAFDTMDRTVIAQAAREFSEKLAEKLRQKGKKAKTVVVEVKFDYRQAVSRSVALTVATDQAEEIYRAAMHIYEVYFSTRPLRLFGIRLHQLTDETYEQLRFPF from the coding sequence ATGGAGAAAAAAATCTTGCTATGCGATATGAATTCGTTTTTTGCTTCCGTTCACCAAAGCCACGATCCGAAACTTGCCCGTGTACCGGTTATTGTAGCCGGAAATCCGCAAAAGCGTAAGGGAATTGTAGTTGCGGCTAGCTATGATGCGAAGGCGAAGGGTGTGTATACAACGATGCGTTATTACGAAGCGCGCAAGCTTTGTCCTGAAGCGGTATTTGTTCAGCCGGATCATGCACTGTATCGTCGTTATTCAGAAGCCATCATGCGCTTTCTCCGCAGGATCGCTCCCTGTGAAGTGGCATCGGTGGATGAGGCGTATCTTGATATTACGGAGCTGATCTCACGCGGGCATACAGCGGCTGTAGTAGCAGCGTATATTCAAAGCAAGCTATACCGGGAATTATCCCTGCCGAGCAGCATCGGAGCTGGACCGACAAAACTCATTGCCAAGATGTGTGCAGACATTAAAAAACCGGGCGGATTCGTAGAGATGGGGGTACAGAAGTATCGAACGTATTTTTGGCCGCAGCCGGTAGGTACGCTGCATGGATGCGGACGGAGCACGGTGGAGCGTTTGCAGCGCAAAGGTATACATACAATCGGGGATTTGGCGGCACAGACGGAGGATGCACTGCGTGCGTGGTTTGGAAAGAAGGGAGAATACTTGTACCGAGCAGCGTACGGTACATATGAATCGCCTGTGAATCCAGAACGGAAAAAAGGAGAGAAAAGCATCGGCTCATCGCGTACGTTTGCTTTTGATACGATGGATCGGACTGTGATTGCTCAAGCGGCGCGTGAATTCAGTGAAAAACTGGCGGAGAAGCTAAGGCAGAAGGGAAAAAAGGCCAAAACTGTCGTGGTAGAAGTGAAATTTGATTATCGGCAGGCGGTTTCCCGCAGTGTGGCTCTCACGGTGGCAACGGATCAAGCTGAAGAAATTTATAGGGCAGCTATGCACATATACGAAGTGTATTTCTCTACCCGCCCACTTCGCCTGTTTGGCATCCGGCTGCATCAACTCACAGATGAGACATATGAGCAGCTGCGATTTCCTTTTTAG
- a CDS encoding glycosyltransferase family 2 protein, whose protein sequence is METEVGIVMPVYYQKEEHVKAALHTILGQTHTDFMLCIVIDGAPEMLAFIEPLVRHDSRVHIISYEHNQGVAHALNTGFSYIYAIPSIRYVTWVSTDNLYYPHFLATLYHDITYAPPNVGIAYTCFHQIFEDGTLAHSQEFIEDMRKWQSRPKEDLLQGCIIGPAFIHRIEHCKDMDPYRFTLIQDYDYWLRMTDHCDIQFNPEVTMAYRLNSPFSLSTNIRTNPRYHRTCWNEVHQAHWETRQRRGIVPDLTIAYVVKNTTNDLFHNLSRLIDQYYTNYDLFLVNLSGVDIQQIVVDEYNDRRIIVRDASKTSRKQMIQDIAATCRTPYFMEASGTKKFLNEAILGQRMKEIKESTQVSPIYNRGSFAIYRPMGGIGLRTYTVYPIAEAKWRLGI, encoded by the coding sequence ATGGAAACAGAAGTAGGGATTGTCATGCCTGTATATTATCAAAAGGAAGAGCATGTAAAAGCAGCGCTTCACACGATTCTAGGCCAAACACATACTGATTTTATGCTCTGTATCGTGATTGATGGCGCACCTGAAATGCTCGCTTTCATTGAACCGCTTGTCCGACATGATTCCCGGGTTCACATCATTTCCTATGAACATAACCAAGGTGTGGCACATGCGTTGAATACGGGGTTTAGCTATATTTATGCGATTCCTTCGATTCGTTATGTGACCTGGGTATCGACAGATAATCTATATTATCCGCACTTTCTTGCGACATTGTACCATGACATTACTTATGCCCCGCCTAATGTAGGGATTGCGTATACATGCTTTCATCAGATTTTTGAGGATGGAACGCTTGCCCATTCCCAGGAGTTCATAGAGGATATGCGGAAGTGGCAAAGCAGGCCGAAGGAAGATCTTCTTCAAGGATGTATCATCGGTCCAGCCTTTATTCATCGAATCGAGCATTGCAAGGACATGGACCCGTATCGGTTTACGCTGATTCAGGATTATGATTATTGGCTGCGTATGACAGACCATTGCGATATCCAATTTAATCCTGAGGTTACGATGGCGTACCGCTTGAACTCGCCATTTAGTCTATCGACAAACATTAGGACCAATCCGAGGTACCACCGCACATGTTGGAATGAGGTACACCAGGCACATTGGGAAACAAGGCAGCGGAGAGGCATCGTACCGGATTTGACAATCGCTTATGTTGTGAAAAATACAACGAATGATCTCTTCCATAACTTGAGCCGCTTGATTGATCAGTACTACACGAATTATGACTTGTTTCTTGTCAATCTCTCAGGTGTAGATATACAGCAGATTGTTGTCGATGAATATAACGACCGCCGTATTATCGTCCGAGATGCGTCAAAGACTTCACGAAAGCAGATGATACAGGACATTGCCGCGACATGCCGTACGCCTTATTTTATGGAGGCAAGCGGTACAAAAAAGTTTTTGAACGAAGCCATACTAGGCCAGCGTATGAAGGAGATCAAGGAGAGTACACAGGTGTCTCCTATATATAATAGAGGGTCCTTCGCTATCTACCGCCCAATGGGGGGAATTGGGCTTAGAACATACACTGTATATCCGATTGCCGAGGCAAAATGGCGTCTTGGTATATAA
- a CDS encoding acyltransferase family protein translates to MYSDKRLFASLFFVQIVSSFLVLAGHYTADVDDYIQWTFWETALNQISRYGTVLLAIITGFFTAHSLSGKKVSGKRFFKGKMKYIYIPFFLSSLLYFVILRESVPVQLNDWKDIFTGQTAGHLYFIFMLCQYYVFVYLCRRIITKRTIAFFGLFFLAVQYGYINIVAQGIGGLGVRHFLPTWIFTIYLGHMLYWYRASIFKFLERNQLILVGLLALSGLSMVFFVLSSKLYTANHLTFVLATFVTLVSSAAFLNYIMDTLSLRFQKGLTFYIYLLHPAFIVYANRFMSSNFSLESIFHNKFASLLYLFGIYGATFIASLFLVMLVNRGFSWLTSEQKQTA, encoded by the coding sequence ATGTATTCAGATAAAAGACTATTCGCTTCTTTATTTTTCGTGCAGATCGTGTCTTCGTTTCTTGTCCTCGCTGGCCATTACACTGCCGATGTAGATGACTACATTCAGTGGACATTCTGGGAGACGGCGTTGAACCAGATTAGCCGCTACGGCACCGTATTGCTGGCAATCATCACCGGATTTTTTACCGCTCACAGCTTGAGCGGCAAGAAGGTATCGGGCAAGCGTTTCTTCAAAGGCAAAATGAAGTATATTTATATTCCCTTTTTTCTTTCCAGCCTTCTGTATTTTGTGATCCTACGGGAGAGCGTACCTGTACAGTTAAATGACTGGAAAGACATCTTCACCGGACAAACAGCGGGCCATTTATATTTTATCTTTATGCTGTGTCAGTATTATGTATTCGTGTATTTATGTCGACGAATCATTACCAAGCGCACCATTGCGTTTTTCGGGTTGTTTTTCTTAGCCGTACAATATGGATACATTAATATTGTTGCACAAGGTATCGGGGGCTTAGGCGTACGCCACTTCCTGCCTACCTGGATCTTCACGATTTATCTTGGACACATGCTTTATTGGTATCGGGCTTCAATCTTCAAATTTCTTGAACGAAATCAACTGATTTTGGTCGGATTATTGGCTCTGTCCGGATTAAGTATGGTATTCTTCGTTCTGTCGTCGAAACTGTACACAGCCAACCATCTGACATTCGTACTGGCAACATTTGTGACGCTTGTCTCTAGTGCAGCATTTCTAAACTATATTATGGATACCCTGTCCCTACGCTTCCAAAAGGGGCTGACATTCTATATTTATCTGCTGCACCCGGCATTCATTGTTTATGCCAACCGATTTATGAGCAGTAACTTTTCACTGGAGTCGATTTTCCATAACAAGTTCGCCTCGCTGCTCTATCTGTTTGGCATCTATGGCGCAACATTTATCGCTTCCCTTTTCTTGGTGATGCTGGTAAACCGAGGCTTCAGTTGGCTGACAAGCGAACAGAAGCAGACAGCGTAA